The Mustela erminea isolate mMusErm1 chromosome 18, mMusErm1.Pri, whole genome shotgun sequence genome has a window encoding:
- the SCRN2 gene encoding secernin-2 isoform X1, with amino-acid sequence MVERSPEEDPFLPTSPQMMASWNPDAPRSCDCFVSVPPASAIPAVIFAKNSDRPRDEVQEVVFVPASTHPPGSRLQCTYIEVDQVSETHAVILSRPSWLWGAEMGANEHGVCIGNEAVWTKEPVGEGEALLGMDLLRLALERSRSALEALHVITGLLERHGQGGSCREDPAPFCYHNTFLLADRTEAWVLETAGRLWAAQRIRACADGGCQSPLPGRTRAAAAAARGHHGRGDDGHSQEQGEWHLYGLGRLSHHGQHGVHPAPGSHTALCPLPHCHTRPIQVSVQTFHLWGGRGPSPPGGVPHFWSTGSCSDPAPIPDSGGSPAQPLPRTPGGPGADGEWAGSGTAALAEAAGPGAGRPGGCAAAAGRGVGPTPTGAGRPLPGLCGEGEPGVWLSATAGPGLGWAQDPWDGGISTSPSLPSVLFWAASSAFALIKYTISLFSELDPGSSGGGRAK; translated from the exons ATGGTGGAGAGGTCGCCCGAAGAGGACCcattcctccccacctctccccagatGATGGCTTCTTGGAACCCCGACGCCCCACGTTCCTGCGATTGCTTTGTCTCGGTACCCCCGGCCTCTGCCATCCCCGCCGTGATCTTTGCCAAGAACTCTGACCGGCCCCGGGACGAAGTGCAGGAGGTGGTGTTTGTACCCGCAAGCACTCACCCCCCTGGGAGCCGGCTCCAG TGCACCTACATTGAGGTGGACCAGGTGTCAGAGACTCATGCGGTGATCCTGAGCCGACCTTCGTGGCTCTGGGGGGCAGAGATGGGCGCCAATGAACATGGTGTCTGCATTGGCAATGAGGCGGTGTGGACCAAGGAGCCAGTTGGCGAGGGGGAAgccctgctgggcatggatctGCTCAG GCTGGCCTTAGAACGGAGCCGCTCTGCCCTGGAGGCCTTGCACGTGATCACGGGCTTGCTGGAGCGCCATGGGCAAGGGGGCAGCTGCCGGGAGGACCCTGCCCCGTTCTGCTACCACAACACTTTCCTGCTGGCTGACCGGACTGAGGCGTGGGTGCTGGAGACAGCGGGGAGGCTGTGGGCCGCACAGAGGATCCGGG CCTGTGCGGATGGAGGCTGCCAAAGCCCGCTTCCAGGCCGGACGAGAGCTGCTGCAGCAGCAGCGAG GGGGCATCACGGCAGAGGTGATGATGGACATTCTCAGGAACAAGGAGAGTGGCATCTGTATGGACTCGGGAGGCTTTCGCACCACGGCCAGCATGGTGTCCATCCTGCCCCAGGATCCCACACAGCCCTGTGTCCACTTCCTCACTGCCACACCAGACCCATCCAG GTCAGTGTTCAAACCTTTCATCTTTGGGGCGGGCGCGGCCCCAGCCCCCCAGGTGGTGTCCCCCACTTTTGGAGCACAGGATCCTGTTCGGACCCAGCCCCGATTCCAGACTCAGGTGGATCGCCGGCACAGCCTCTACCGCGGACACCAGGTGGCCCTGGGGCTGATGGAGAGTGGGCAG GATCGGGGACAGCAGCTCTGGCAGAAGCAGCGGGACCTGGAGCAGGAAGGCCTGGAGGCTGCGCGGCGGCTGCTGGCCGGGGAGtgggccccacccccacaggaGCTGGGCGCCCTCTTCCAGGCCTTTGTGGAGAGGGAGAGCCGGGTGTATGGCTGAGCGCCACAGCTGGTCCTGGCCTGGGGTGGGCACAGGACCCCTGGGATGGCGGGATCAGCACAAGCCCTTCACTTCCCTCAGTCCTGTTCTGGGCGGCCAGCTCGGCCTTTGCCTTAATAAAGTACACTATTTCACTGTTCAGTGAACTTGATCCCGGCTCtagtgggggtgggagagccaAGTGA
- the SCRN2 gene encoding secernin-2 isoform X2 yields MVERSPEEDPFLPTSPQMMASWNPDAPRSCDCFVSVPPASAIPAVIFAKNSDRPRDEVQEVVFVPASTHPPGSRLQCTYIEVDQVSETHAVILSRPSWLWGAEMGANEHGVCIGNEAVWTKEPVGEGEALLGMDLLRLALERSRSALEALHVITGLLERHGQGGSCREDPAPFCYHNTFLLADRTEAWVLETAGRLWAAQRIREGARNISNQLSIGTDISAEHSELRTHALAQGWWGGQSTFDFAQVFSLTQQPVRMEAAKARFQAGRELLQQQRGGITAEVMMDILRNKESGICMDSGGFRTTASMVSILPQDPTQPCVHFLTATPDPSRSVFKPFIFGAGAAPAPQVVSPTFGAQDPVRTQPRFQTQVDRRHSLYRGHQVALGLMESGQDRGQQLWQKQRDLEQEGLEAARRLLAGEWAPPPQELGALFQAFVERESRVYG; encoded by the exons ATGGTGGAGAGGTCGCCCGAAGAGGACCcattcctccccacctctccccagatGATGGCTTCTTGGAACCCCGACGCCCCACGTTCCTGCGATTGCTTTGTCTCGGTACCCCCGGCCTCTGCCATCCCCGCCGTGATCTTTGCCAAGAACTCTGACCGGCCCCGGGACGAAGTGCAGGAGGTGGTGTTTGTACCCGCAAGCACTCACCCCCCTGGGAGCCGGCTCCAG TGCACCTACATTGAGGTGGACCAGGTGTCAGAGACTCATGCGGTGATCCTGAGCCGACCTTCGTGGCTCTGGGGGGCAGAGATGGGCGCCAATGAACATGGTGTCTGCATTGGCAATGAGGCGGTGTGGACCAAGGAGCCAGTTGGCGAGGGGGAAgccctgctgggcatggatctGCTCAG GCTGGCCTTAGAACGGAGCCGCTCTGCCCTGGAGGCCTTGCACGTGATCACGGGCTTGCTGGAGCGCCATGGGCAAGGGGGCAGCTGCCGGGAGGACCCTGCCCCGTTCTGCTACCACAACACTTTCCTGCTGGCTGACCGGACTGAGGCGTGGGTGCTGGAGACAGCGGGGAGGCTGTGGGCCGCACAGAGGATCCGGG AGGGGGCCCGCAACATCTCCAACCAGCTGAGCATTGGCACAGACATCTCCGCCGAACACTCAGAGCTGCGGACCCATGCCCTGGCCCAGGgctggtggggtgggcagagcacTTTCGACTTCGCTCAGGTCTTCTCCCTGACTCAGCAGCCTGTGCGGATGGAGGCTGCCAAAGCCCGCTTCCAGGCCGGACGAGAGCTGCTGCAGCAGCAGCGAG GGGGCATCACGGCAGAGGTGATGATGGACATTCTCAGGAACAAGGAGAGTGGCATCTGTATGGACTCGGGAGGCTTTCGCACCACGGCCAGCATGGTGTCCATCCTGCCCCAGGATCCCACACAGCCCTGTGTCCACTTCCTCACTGCCACACCAGACCCATCCAG GTCAGTGTTCAAACCTTTCATCTTTGGGGCGGGCGCGGCCCCAGCCCCCCAGGTGGTGTCCCCCACTTTTGGAGCACAGGATCCTGTTCGGACCCAGCCCCGATTCCAGACTCAGGTGGATCGCCGGCACAGCCTCTACCGCGGACACCAGGTGGCCCTGGGGCTGATGGAGAGTGGGCAG GATCGGGGACAGCAGCTCTGGCAGAAGCAGCGGGACCTGGAGCAGGAAGGCCTGGAGGCTGCGCGGCGGCTGCTGGCCGGGGAGtgggccccacccccacaggaGCTGGGCGCCCTCTTCCAGGCCTTTGTGGAGAGGGAGAGCCGGGTGTATGGCTGA
- the SCRN2 gene encoding secernin-2 isoform X3: protein MASWNPDAPRSCDCFVSVPPASAIPAVIFAKNSDRPRDEVQEVVFVPASTHPPGSRLQCTYIEVDQVSETHAVILSRPSWLWGAEMGANEHGVCIGNEAVWTKEPVGEGEALLGMDLLRLALERSRSALEALHVITGLLERHGQGGSCREDPAPFCYHNTFLLADRTEAWVLETAGRLWAAQRIRACADGGCQSPLPGRTRAAAAAARGHHGRGDDGHSQEQGEWHLYGLGRLSHHGQHGVHPAPGSHTALCPLPHCHTRPIQVSVQTFHLWGGRGPSPPGGVPHFWSTGSCSDPAPIPDSGGSPAQPLPRTPGGPGADGEWAGSGTAALAEAAGPGAGRPGGCAAAAGRGVGPTPTGAGRPLPGLCGEGEPGVWLSATAGPGLGWAQDPWDGGISTSPSLPSVLFWAASSAFALIKYTISLFSELDPGSSGGGRAK, encoded by the exons ATGGCTTCTTGGAACCCCGACGCCCCACGTTCCTGCGATTGCTTTGTCTCGGTACCCCCGGCCTCTGCCATCCCCGCCGTGATCTTTGCCAAGAACTCTGACCGGCCCCGGGACGAAGTGCAGGAGGTGGTGTTTGTACCCGCAAGCACTCACCCCCCTGGGAGCCGGCTCCAG TGCACCTACATTGAGGTGGACCAGGTGTCAGAGACTCATGCGGTGATCCTGAGCCGACCTTCGTGGCTCTGGGGGGCAGAGATGGGCGCCAATGAACATGGTGTCTGCATTGGCAATGAGGCGGTGTGGACCAAGGAGCCAGTTGGCGAGGGGGAAgccctgctgggcatggatctGCTCAG GCTGGCCTTAGAACGGAGCCGCTCTGCCCTGGAGGCCTTGCACGTGATCACGGGCTTGCTGGAGCGCCATGGGCAAGGGGGCAGCTGCCGGGAGGACCCTGCCCCGTTCTGCTACCACAACACTTTCCTGCTGGCTGACCGGACTGAGGCGTGGGTGCTGGAGACAGCGGGGAGGCTGTGGGCCGCACAGAGGATCCGGG CCTGTGCGGATGGAGGCTGCCAAAGCCCGCTTCCAGGCCGGACGAGAGCTGCTGCAGCAGCAGCGAG GGGGCATCACGGCAGAGGTGATGATGGACATTCTCAGGAACAAGGAGAGTGGCATCTGTATGGACTCGGGAGGCTTTCGCACCACGGCCAGCATGGTGTCCATCCTGCCCCAGGATCCCACACAGCCCTGTGTCCACTTCCTCACTGCCACACCAGACCCATCCAG GTCAGTGTTCAAACCTTTCATCTTTGGGGCGGGCGCGGCCCCAGCCCCCCAGGTGGTGTCCCCCACTTTTGGAGCACAGGATCCTGTTCGGACCCAGCCCCGATTCCAGACTCAGGTGGATCGCCGGCACAGCCTCTACCGCGGACACCAGGTGGCCCTGGGGCTGATGGAGAGTGGGCAG GATCGGGGACAGCAGCTCTGGCAGAAGCAGCGGGACCTGGAGCAGGAAGGCCTGGAGGCTGCGCGGCGGCTGCTGGCCGGGGAGtgggccccacccccacaggaGCTGGGCGCCCTCTTCCAGGCCTTTGTGGAGAGGGAGAGCCGGGTGTATGGCTGAGCGCCACAGCTGGTCCTGGCCTGGGGTGGGCACAGGACCCCTGGGATGGCGGGATCAGCACAAGCCCTTCACTTCCCTCAGTCCTGTTCTGGGCGGCCAGCTCGGCCTTTGCCTTAATAAAGTACACTATTTCACTGTTCAGTGAACTTGATCCCGGCTCtagtgggggtgggagagccaAGTGA
- the LRRC46 gene encoding leucine-rich repeat-containing protein 46: protein MMPGANLAQSPEERGVCITEALITKRNLTFPEDEDLSEKMFHTLAELQTVRLDREGITTIGNLEGLQNLHSLYLQANKIQRIENLACVPSLRFLSLAGNQIKQVENLRDLPHLQFLDLSENLIETLKLDEFPQSLLILNLTGNSCTNQDGYRELVTEALPLLLDLDKQPVLERWASDEEEKASDDEEEEFPELSSPFCTEQGFLQELEQEMDRHKERRQQTALNEHLQRMETKPALTDLPLLPGGSVAKDSSPSVTPSQGKETPPKPASLPQATSATKKPCPLVSSQQSTVQAKKGTKAATGPKASVSRAPSTTKTVTKRIKK from the exons ATGATGCCCGGAG CTAATCTTGCCCAGAGTCCAGAGGAACGGGGCGTCTGCATTACTGAAGCCCTTATCACCAAGCGGAACTTGACGTTCCCTGAAGATGAGGATCTGTCAGAGAAGAT GTTTCACACTCTGGCTGAACTGCAGACTGTCCGCCTGGACCGGGAGGGGATTACCACTATCGGGAATCTTGAGGGCCTCCAGAACCTTCACAGCCTTTATCTGCAAGCG AATAAGATCCAGCGGATTGAGAACCTGGCCTGTGTCCCCTCCTTGCG CTTCCTGTCTCTGGCAGGAAACCAAATCAAGCAGGTGGAAAACCTCCGTGACCTCCCACATCTCCAGTTTCTGGACCTTTCTGAGAACCTGATAGAAACACTGAAGCTGG ATGAGTTCCCCCAGAGCCTTCTCATCCTCAACCTGACCGGAAACAGCTGCACCAACCAGGATGGATACAG GGAGCTGGTCACAGAAGCCCTGCCATTGCTCCTGGACCTGGACAAGCAGCCTGTGTTAGAGCGCTGGGCCTCAGATGAGGAGGAGAAAGCCTCAGACGATGAGGAGGAGGAGTTCCCGGAGCTGAGCAGCCCGTTCTGCACAGAGCAAG GCTTCCTccaggagctggagcaggagaTGGACAGACACAAGGAGCGCAGACAGCAGACAGCCCTGAATGAGCACCTTCAGAGGATGGAGACGAAGCCCGCCCTCACTGACCTCCCCCTGCTGCCTGGGGGGTCCGTGGCTAAGGACAGCAGTCCCTCTGTCACCCCCAGCCAAGGGAAGGAGACACCCCCCAAGCCTGCCTCCTTGCCACAAGCCACCTCTGCCACCAAGAAACCCTGCCCTCTGGTTTCCAGCCAGCAAAGCACTGTCCAGGCAAAGAAGGGGACCAAAGCAGCCACAGGCCCCAAGGCCTCTGTGTCGAGGGCCCCCAGCACAACCAAAACTGTGACCAAAAGAATCAAGAAGTGA
- the MRPL10 gene encoding 39S ribosomal protein L10, mitochondrial — protein MAAAVFGMLRGGLLPRAGRLPTLQTIRCGSKAVTRHRRVMHFQRQKLMAVTEYIPPKPAINPRCLPSPPSPPPEETGLIRLLRREIDTVFRENRMIAVCQNVALSAEDKLLIRHRLRKHKILLKVFPNQVLKPFLEDSKYQNLLPLFVGHNFLLVSEEPKVKEMVRILKSVPFLPLLGGCVDDAILSRQGFINYSQLPSLALVQGELVGGLTFRVAQTHLLLQHQSFQLTALLDQYIRQQQAGDSVAPAGGQPTSPDPIPNS, from the exons ATGGCTGCGGCCGTGTTTGGGATGCTGCGAGGGGGTCTCCTGCCCCGGGCGG GTCGGCTGCCCACCCTCCAGACCATCCGCTGTGGCTCTAAGGCTGTTACCCGCCATCGTCGTGTGATGCATTTCCAGCGGCAGAAGCTGATGGCTGTGACTGAGTATATCCCCCCAAAACCCGCTATCAACCCAAGATGCCTACCGAGTCCTCCCAGTCCCCCACCGGAG GAAACAGGCCTGATCCGCCTCCTCCGTCGGGAGATAGACACGGTTTTCCGAGAGAACCGAATGATAGCTGTCTGCCAGAATGTGGCTCTGAGTGCAGAGGACAAGCTGCTCATACGGCACCGGCTTCGGAAGCACAAGATCCTGTTGAAGGTCTTCCCCAACCAG GTTCTAAAGCCCTTCCTGGAGGATTCCAAGTACCAGAACCTGCTGCCCCTCTTTGTGGGGCATAACTTCCTGCTGGTCAGTGAGGAGCCCAAGGTCAAGGAGATGGTACGAATCTTGAAGAGTGTGCCCTTCCTGCCACTGCTAG GTGGCTGCGTTGATGACGCCATCCTCAGCAGACAAGGCTTCATCAACTACTCCCAGcttcccagcctggccctggTGCAGGGCGAGCTGGTAGGAGGGCTCACCTTCCGCGTGGCCCAGACCCACCTCTTGCTTCAGCACCAGTCCTTCCAGCTGACGGCCCTGCTGGATCAGTACATCAGACAGCAACAGGCGGGGGACTCTGTCGCGCCGGCCGGCGGGCAGCCCACTTCTCCTGACCCTATTCCGAACTCCTAG